The segment CTGATAAGGCTAATGCGAAACGCTTGTTCATAATTCTTGTTTTGTTGTTAACTGATAAGAAAAGGTAAAATAAACTTTTCGTAGATATGCGGGCTTTGTATAAGCGGACAAAGCTTACTGTAACTGGTTAATACAACGGGAAATCAGCGAAGGACCTTCATCTTTACGGTCTCAATTCTTGTTTCGCTTACGGAGAGGATATCAAACTCGTAGTCGTCGATAATGATACGTTCTTTTGCAACAGGTATGGTTTCATGGTGTTCAACAATGTAGCCCGATAAAGTTTCAGCGTCGCTTTCTTCCTTAAACTCGAGGTTGTATTTTTCGGAGAGATAATCTGTTTCCAAACGGCCGCTAAAAATAAACTCATTATCGGAAAGTTGTTTTTCAACAAACTCTTCGGTGTCGTACTCGTCCTGAATTTCGCCGAAAATTTCTTCCAGCAGATCTTCCATGGTTACAATGCCGCTTGTGCCGCCAAACTCATCAACCACCCACGCTATACTTTTACGTTCACGGGTGAATTGACTGATGAGATCTGTAAGTCCCATGCTTTCGGGTACAGCAGGGATCGGTAATAAAATTGATTTGATGTCTTCCGGCTTACGAAACAGATCGAGCTGGTGAACGTAACCAAGAATGTTGTCGATGTTACCTTCGTACACAATGAGTTTGCTGAGTTTTGTTTCCACAAACTTTTGTTTCACTTCTTCAACACTTGCTGACGATTCAACACCAACGATCTCTTTTCGTGGAATTAAACACTCACGCACTTTTACGCCGGGTAACGACAATGCATTTTCAAACAGTTCTGTATTGATGTCTTGTGATTCTTCGTTATCGTCTTTACCCTGCTGAATAAAATGTTCGAGGTCAACTTTAGTGAATGCTTCTTTTTTATCACTGATGCGCACATCGAATAAGTATTTCAGGATCCATTCTGCCAAGCCAACAAACAAGGAAGCAACAGGAGAAAAGATACTGTAAAGTAAACTCACGATGCGTGCAAAAA is part of the Lacibacter sediminis genome and harbors:
- a CDS encoding hemolysin family protein, giving the protein MNWVLIIWIGVSMLFVGFFAGLQTAFGSLNRFSVELKKKQGVASGRILSFFIENQSRFIGALLVAVTLSLVVFVLLVNRFFDPLWKQMPTPIRNSAFLRITIELFTSGLLALLIQVVFKAIFRKKSNSVLSFFARIVSLLYSIFSPVASLFVGLAEWILKYLFDVRISDKKEAFTKVDLEHFIQQGKDDNEESQDINTELFENALSLPGVKVRECLIPRKEIVGVESSASVEEVKQKFVETKLSKLIVYEGNIDNILGYVHQLDLFRKPEDIKSILLPIPAVPESMGLTDLISQFTRERKSIAWVVDEFGGTSGIVTMEDLLEEIFGEIQDEYDTEEFVEKQLSDNEFIFSGRLETDYLSEKYNLEFKEESDAETLSGYIVEHHETIPVAKERIIIDDYEFDILSVSETRIETVKMKVLR